The Nitrospinaceae bacterium genomic sequence GCGCCCGTTGTTGAATCCAAGCCAGAGGGAATATCAAGCGCCACTACGCGTGTTTTGACCTCAGATAACGCCGTGAGCGATTCTCCCACGATGCCTCTAGCAGGGGGCGTAAAGCCTGTTCCCAGGATGGCGTCCACAACAATTTCGCTGTGGATGGCCGCAGATCTTAGGCGAGGGATATCCTCCCCAGTCAAAATACTCTCGACCGGAAGACCCATTTCATTTAGAATGTTTAGGAAAACAGCAGAGTCCCCAGAGGCGTCCTCTGGGGAAAAGAGTGCTTGAACACGTACATCTGCACCAAGATTCTGAAGATGGCGAGCGATTACAAAACCATCCCCCCCGTTTTTTCCTTTGCCGGCAACAACGAGGACACGGAGGCCCGGCTTTCCGAAATGCTCCCACGTAATTTGAGCGGCGCGCGCGCCCGCGGTTTCCATAAGAGCGGCCGATGGAATCCCGTAGTTTTCGATAGCACGCTCGTCAATTCGGCGCATCTCCTCGGCGCTAACAAGAGGATGTGCCATGTCAGTGCCTCTCGACTAGACGTGTCATTTCTCGCACCGCCTCTTCAAATCCAGCAAATATGGCATGCGATACTATACTGTGCCCGATGTTTAACTCCTCGAAATGGGGCAGCGCGGCAATAGGTTCGACATTCAAGTAGGTCAAGCCGTGGCCAGCATGAACACCCAACCCCAGGCGGTGTGCCTGCTCAGAGGAATCACGAAGGGCGGAAATTTCGTTTTTAATATCCTCCCTCCCCCGGGCTTCCGAATAAGCTGCCGTATTTAATTCGATGTAATGTGCGCCAAGTTTATGTGCCGCCTCAATTTGAAGAGGGCTCGGGTCAATAAATAGGCTAACCGTAATTCCGGCTTCACGAAGTGGGTTTATGATGGCAGGTAGGCGATCTATTTGAGAGACGGTATCCAGGCCGCCTTCAGTCGTCACTTCCTCTCGGCGCTCGGGAACGAGAGTCACTTGGTCCGGCCTGCACTCAAGGGCGATTTCTCTCATTTCCTCGACCGGGGCCATCTCGAGATTGAGTTTTCCTCGTACAACTTTTCGAATTATCTGCAGATCCCTATCTTGGATATGTCGTCGGTCCTCTCTGAGGTGAATCGTAATTCCAATCGCACCCGCCCGCTCTGCGATAAGCGCAGCCGCAACGGGGTCTGGCTCATTTGTTTGGCGTGCCTGGCGGACTGTGGCGACATGGTCGACGTTCACACAAAGTTTGGGCATGACTGCACTCCGGGAAAATCAACAGAACATTGGCTCACCATACTAAAAGCATAGCGGTAGTGATTATATCGAACTAGGGGAGCTAGTGCCTCTCGCACAAATCAAGCAAGATCCTATTTCCACAAAACAGTGTGCGGGAGGGGGAATATTATGCCTGTCCGGGGGCTAAATCCGGAGGAGACGGCCGAGAGCCTTCCTGGGGACGTGGAGGGGCTTCTTGCTCGGATGATGGTCTATGCGAGGCGGCTTTTCGAGTGGCCTCAAATTTTTTCTTTCGAGAAATTGGCACTTCACCCGAATCGAGAAGAGTGTTGATATCATCCCTGTCGAGCGTTTCATACTCAAGAAGTGCCTTGGCAAGAAGATCCAGTTTGTCTCGGTTGTCCTTAAGTAAATTCATTGCTCGATCATAGGCTGAGGTGACAAGATCTTTTACTTCTTTGTCGATAGACAGTGCGATAGAATCACTGTAATCACGTGATTGGGAAATGTCTTTGCCGAGAAATATTTGATCATCTTTCTTGCCGTAGGCAAGAGGGCCGAGTTCATCACTCATTCCCCACTCGCAAACCATGTTGCGGGCGATGCCGGTTGCGGTTTGAATGTCTTGTTTCGCACCGGTGGTCATTTCGTCAAACACGAGCATTTCCGCTACGCGCCCACCCATCAAAATAGTAAGTTGATTGCGTAAATAGGTCC encodes the following:
- a CDS encoding pyridoxine 5'-phosphate synthase codes for the protein MPKLCVNVDHVATVRQARQTNEPDPVAAALIAERAGAIGITIHLREDRRHIQDRDLQIIRKVVRGKLNLEMAPVEEMREIALECRPDQVTLVPERREEVTTEGGLDTVSQIDRLPAIINPLREAGITVSLFIDPSPLQIEAAHKLGAHYIELNTAAYSEARGREDIKNEISALRDSSEQAHRLGLGVHAGHGLTYLNVEPIAALPHFEELNIGHSIVSHAIFAGFEEAVREMTRLVERH